The Porphyrobacter sp. LM 6 sequence CGCGGGCAACAGCAAGGACGGCAAAAAGCGCCTACGTGATCGCCCGCTCGATTTCCTTGTCGAAAAGACCCTGCGTCCCAAGATCCGCCAGAAGTTCGGCGGCCGGATCAAGGCGATGGTTTCGGGCGGCGCGCCGCTCAATCCGGAAGTCGGCAATTTCTTCGACGCGATGGGGCTGACCATGCTGCAAGGCTACGGCCAGACCGAAGCCGGCCCGGTGATCAGCTGCAACCGCCCCAAGGTCGGGCTCAAGATGGATACCGTCGGCCCGGCGCTGCGCGGGGTTGAAGTGCGGATTGCCGAGGACGGCGAAATCCTCGTGCGCGGCGAGCTGGTGATGCACGGCTACTGGCGCAACGAGGCCGAAACCGCCCGCACCTTGCAGGACGGCTGGCTGCACACGGGCGATATCGGCCACCTCGACAAGAAGGGCCGGATCGTCATCACCGATCGCAAGAAGGACATGATCGTCAACGACAAGGGCGACAATATCGCGCCCCAGAAGGTCGAAGGCATGCTCACCCTCCAGCCCGAAATCGCGCAGGCGATGGTGAGCGGGGACAAGCGGCCCTATGTCGTCGGCCTGATCGTGCCCGATGCAGAATGGGCGCTGGAATGGGCGCGCGCCAATGGCGAGAAGTTCGACCTCAAGGCCTTGCAGGAATTGCCCGCCTTCAAGAACGCGGTGCGCGCGGCGGTTGACCGCACCAACGCCGATCTCTCGGTGATCGAGAAGGTCCGCCAGTTCGCCTTCGCGGACGAGGCCTTCACCATCGAAAACGAGGAAATGACGCCCAGCATGAAGATCCGCCGCCACAAGATCCGCGAGCGGTATCAGGAGCGGATCGACGGGCTGTATCGGGGGTGAGGCGGTAAGCTCGCCCCACCCGTCACCCCGGACTTGATCCGGGGAGCGGCTTCTTCAGTTCAGCCATTACTGCTGTATTCTGTGCCAGATTGCGGATCTGATCGGAGATCGAGCGCCCGTCGTTGCTCGCCACTTTGAGCAGCTCTCGGCATTCTTCCTCGGTCCACAGTCGATCGGGTGTCACATCATACCGATCAAGCGGCAGGTGACGAGTGAGGAAGAAGCGTTTGCCCGTGATGTCGTGAACGACCATTACAGAGGCATGCGCCAGCAAGTGGCGCAAGGGCCGGAAGGATCGCCAGCGCTCGATCCGCTTGAGCAGAGCCTGACAGCGCTTGTCGCTGCTTCGCGAAAGCCTGTTGCACAGGTCTTGCAGGCTCGACAGAGGCCCCTTTTCGACGGGAAGATCAAGTGCGATGCACAGCTGCCCGATTGCGCGTTCCGCAGTGGCAAAATGCGTGAGGACTTTGCCAAGCCAATCGAACGGCTCGAGCGACGGGGGCGCAGTATTCGTTTGGACTGTGAGTGGTTCGGACACAGAGTATCTCTAAGCTACAAAGGTTTAACACTTCAACACCGCTTACTCCTCCAAAAAATTTGGGGTGGCTCGCCGTCACCCCTCCCCTTAAACCCTCCCCATGACCACCGGCCTTGACACCCTGACCGACAAGGAAAAGGATGCGCTGCGGCTGATCCTGCGCGGGCATGATGCCAAGTCCTCGGCGCGCGAGCTTGGGCTTTCGGTGCATACGGTCAACGAGCGGCTGCGCGATGCGCGGCGCAAGCTTGGGGTTACGAGCAGCCGCGAAGCCGCCCGGCGCTTGCTGGCGGAAGAGAGCGAGCAGACCCCCGAAACGCTTGGGGACAAGGCTTTGGGGGATGCGCCCGGGGCCTCTCCGGCGGCAGAGATGACGGCATCCGCCACCCGGCGGTGGGCAGGCTCCCGTCCTGCCCTTGCTGCCATCGGAGTACTTGCCATGTCGCTTGTTCTTGCTGTCCTGTTTCTCCCCGCCTCGCCGCTGTCGGTGATGACCCCCGCCCCCGTCGCAATGGCCGCCGCGGCTGCCGAAAGCGAGGCCGCCGGGGCCGCGCGCGCTGCCGAGGATTTCCTGGTGCTCGTCGACGAAAGCCGCTGGGCCGAAAGCTATGCCGCCACCGGCGCCGAGTTCCGCCGGCTCAACACGCTCGAGCGCTGGAGCGAGGTTTCCGCCCGGGTGCGCCCGCCGCTCGGCAAGGTTGTGACCCGCAATCTGGTCGGCAACGAATATGTCCCCGCCCCGCCTGAGGGCTACCGCCTGATCAAGTTCCGCTCGGCCTACGCCAATGGCACGCAGCAGACCGAAAGCCTCTCGCTCGCGTGGGAGGATGGGGCGTGGAAGGTCGCTGGGATTACGTTCGAGTGAGGTTGTGAGGCGGGGGGCGGCGGCCAAGCCGCCTGCCCTCGCTAGTACATATGCTGCCCGCCGTTGATGCTCATGGTCGAGCCGGTCATGAAGCCGCCGTTTTCCGAGGTGAGGAAGGCCACCCCGCGGGCGATTTCCTCGGCCATGCCGAGGCGGCCGACGGGGATCTTGGCGACGATCTTTTCGAGCACCGGCGCCGGCACGGCGGCGACCATGTCGGTGTCGATATAACCCGGCGCAATCGCGTTCACCGTTACCCCGAATTTCGCGCCTTCCTGCGCCAAGGCCTTGGTAAACCCATGAATTCCGCTCTTCGCCGCGGCGTAATTGACCTGTCCGTATTGCCCCGCCTGGCCGTTGATCGAGCCGATGTTGACGATCCGGCCCCAGCCCCTCTCGCGCATGCCGGGGAAGGTCGCCTTGGCCATGTTGAAGCACCCGCCGAGGTTGATGCGCATCACCTCGTTCCAGTCATCGAAGCTCATCTTGTGGAGCACGCCGTCGCGGGTCACGCCGGCGTTGTTGATGACGATGTCGATCGGGCCGTGGGTTGCGGCGATATCGTTGCAGTTGTGGATGCAGGCTTCGTGGTCGCCCACGTCCCACCTGTAGGCCGGGATGCCGGTTTCCGCCGTGAAGGCGCGCGCCTTTTCCTCATTGCCGGCGTAGTTGGCGATGACGGTGTGGCCCTGCCGCTGGAGCCGCTTGCAGATCGCCTCGCCGATCCCGCGTGTTCCTCCGGTTACGATGGCGACCCGTCCCATGGCATTCCCTCCCTTGATGCAGCAGCAGTCAGAGCCTGCAACCTAACGGTGCCGTAGCGTCAGGGGAAGGTGGGAATAGCTATGCTTGAACGCGACGCCAAAAGCCCATTGTTCCACGTGGAACATCCCCGCAAACAGGGCCTAAGAGGGGTCTAGAGGGGGTCTAAGGGGGGTCTGGCGCAGGCAAACCCCGCCGCTGGAGCGATCAGAACTTGATCTGCGTGCCCACATAGACCGCCTGGCTGTCCTTGACCGAATTGGTCAGCGGATCGAGCCGTTCGCGTTCCTTGGAATAGCGCACGCCCGCCATCACGTTGAGGTTGGGCGAGAGGCGGAAGCTGCCGCCGAGGCCCATCGTGTGCTGGCTGACCGAATCGAGCGTATTGGGCGAGCGCCCGGCAATTTCGCGATCCTCAAGTTCGATGCGCGGTTGCAGGCGGCTCGGCTTGTCGATCGCCTTGGGCTGCGCAGGTTCGAACTGCGCCAGATCGGGCATGGCGAGGCTGCGGACATTCGCCGACAGATCGACCGTGCGGGCAAAGCTCTTGTAGCCGCGCGCCGAACCGAGCTGGAAGCGGCTGACATCAAGCGAGGACAGCCCCGCGCCGCGGCCCGGCACCGCATCGATCGCCTTGCGCACCGAAACGGCCCGCGCGGTCTGATCATCGACCCGTACCGCAACCGTCACCGTGCGTTCGCCCGACACCGAAGCGCCGCGCGCCGGGGTGAAACGGATGCCGTGCGCACGAGCCTTTTCCGCCACGCGAGCGGCCAGGGCCGGATCGACCGAAGCAGGGGTGAAGACATCGAAACCCATCGCCGTGAACGAAGGGGCACGGCCATTGGCGGCGGTATCGGCCAGCGCGAAACCCGCGCTCGGCACGGCCAGCGCCAGCGCGCCGCACAGCGCCAGCAGCGGCAGCGAGAGCTGCGCCTTTGCTGTTCTGTCCGTCCGCTTGGTCATGATGCCGTCTCTATCCTTGTTCGAACCTGGCAAGATTATTGCCAAAGCACCTGTAAGCTGAACACAACATGAGTCGCGCCTCTTGCTCAATCTTGTTGATAGGCGCGCGCCAAGCTGTTGCAACGCATTGAACAGATAGGGTGCCGATTCCCCCGCCACCTGTGGCCCTAGGCACACATAATCGCCCGGGGCGCGGGCAATTCAGGTGGGGTAAAGCCCCGGTGCGCTTGGTGGGATGAAACCGGGGGCGCGCCTGCGTTGATGCTTGCGGCATGGGGGCAGGCGGCTATAGAGCGTCTCCACGACAGATGATGAGGATTACCCGGCTGTGACACGCGCCAATTCCGCCCTTTCCCGTCCGGCGCTCCGCCGCACTTTCGCTCTGGCGCTGCTTGGCGGGGCGGGGCTTGCGCTTTCCGCGTGCGGCGGCGGTGATCGTCCGCGCACCGAATTGCAGGCCGCGCAGCTCAACACCATCGGCGTCAACGCCTATCTGTGGCGCGCCGCGCTCGACACGGTGAGCTTCGCGCCGCTGCTTCAGGCGGACAGCGCGGGCGGGGTGATCGTGACCGACTGGTACGCCAACCCCTCGAACCCCAACGAGCGCGTCAAGCTCACCGTGACCATCCTTGACCAGGACCTGCGCGCCGATGCGCTGAAGGTGGCGGCCAGCCGTCAGGTCAACGAAGGCGGCAACTGGACCGAAGCCCCGGTGCAGGCGGTGACGGTGCAGAAGCTTGAGGACATCATCCTCACCAAGGCCCGCGACCTGCGTCGTCAGGCCCTCGCTTCGTAACACTGCCCTTCCACGGATAGGCTTACATGACCGACACCCGTTTCGATCCGTCTGTCGCTGACGGACGCTGGCAGCGCGCATGGGACGCGGCGGGCACCTTCACCGCCGATTCGAACAGCCCCAAGCCCAAGAGCTACATCCTCGAGATGTTCCCCTATCCTTCAGGGCGCATCCACATGGGCCATGTCCGCAACTACACGATGGGCGATGTCCTCGCGCGCTACCAGAAGATGCGCGGGTTTGAAGTGCTGCACCCGATGGGCTGGGATGCCTTCGGGATGCCGGCGGAAAACGCGGCGATGGAAAAGGGCGTGCATCCCGGTGGCTGGACGCGCCAAAACATCGCGCAGATGAAGGCGCAGTTGCAGCGCATCGGCTTCGCGCTCGACTGGACGCGTGAATTCGCCACCTGTGATCCCGAATATTACGGCCACGAACAGGCGCTGTTCGCCGACTTGTATGAAGCGGGCCTCGTCTACCGCAAGGAATCGACCGTCAACTGGGATCCGGTCGACATGACCGTGCTCGCCAACGAGCAGGTGATCGACGGCAAGGGCTGGCGGTCTGGCGCCGAGGTCGAGAAGCGCAAGCTGAACCAGTGGTTCCTCAAGATCACCGACTTTGCCGATGATCTGCTGGAAGGCTTGGGGAGCCTCGAGGACTGGCCCGAGAAGGTTCGCCTGATGCAGGAGAACTGGATCGGCAAGTCGCAGGGACTGGAGTTCTCGTTCGACCTGTCGAATGGCGACAAGCTGGCGGTTTACTCGACCCGTCCCGATACGATTTTCGGCGCAAGTTTCTGCGCCATCGCCGCCGATCATCCGATCGCGCAGGGGCTGGCGGGTGATCCGGCGGTCGCCGCGTTCATTGACCAGTGCAAGAAGGGCGCGACCACGGCCGCCGCGCTCGAAACGGCGGAAAAGCTGGGGTATCGCACCCCGATCACCGCCAAGCACCCGTTCACGGGCGAGGCGCTGCCGGTGTTCATCGCCAACTTCGTGCTGATGGAATACGGCACCGGCGCGGTGATGGGCGTGCCGGGTCACGACCAGCGCGACTTCGAATTTGCCACCAAGTATGACCTGCCGATCCTGCGCGTCGTCGCCAGCGATCCCGCCCGCGCCGACGAGCCCTTCAAGGGCGAGGCCGAGGCGGGCGACGGGGTGATCGTCAATTCCGGTTTCCTCAATGGCATGACGGTCGAGGATGCCAAGCAGGCGGTGATTTCCCGCGCCGAAGGCGGCGGCTGGGGCGAGGGCCGCACCGTGTGGCGTCTGCGCGACTGGGGCGTGAGCCGCCAGCGTTACTGGGGCACGCCGATCCCCTTCATCCACTGCGATGCCTGCGGCGTGGTGCCGGTGCCCAAGGACCAGCTCCCCGTTACCCTGCCCGAGGACGTGACCTTCGAGGTCCCCGGCAATCCGCTCGAGCGCCACCCGACGTGGAAGCACGTGGACTGCCCCAAGTGCGGCGCAGCCGCGCGGCGCGAGACCGATACGCTCGACACCTTCGTCGACAGCTCGTGGTACTTCCTGCGCTTTGCGAGCCAGCCCGCCGATCGGCCCTTCGACCCTGAAGAGGTCGCCAAGTGGATGCCGGTGCAGCACTATATCGGCGGTATCGAACACGCGATTTTGCACCTGCTCTACGCGCGCTTCTGGACGCGGGCGCTGGCGCACATTGGCAAGATCGACGTGCAGGAGCCTTTCGCCGCCCTGTTCACGCAGGGCATGGTGACGCACGAGACCTACAGCCGCATCGATGCCGAGCGCGGCGTGCCGGTGTTCTTCGGCCCCGAGGAGATCGACCGCACCTCTGATGGCGCGACGCTGCTGGCGGATGGCGGGGCGGTCGAAGTCGGCCGCGTTATCAAGATGTCGAAGTCGAAGAAAAACGTCGTCGACCCCGATGCGATCATCGCCCGCCACGGCGCGGATGCGGTGCGCTGGTTCATGCTGTCTGACTCGCCGCCAGAGCGCGACCTGCCGTGGTCGGATGCCGGGATCGAGGGCTGTGCGCGGTTTGTGCAGCGCTTGTGGCGCTTGTTCGCGGCCTATGACGCGGGCGCCGAGGGCGAGGACAAGAGCCTCGACCGCAAAACCCACCAGACCATCGCCGCTGTCGCCTCCGACATCGAGGCGCTGGGCTTCAACAAGGCCGTGGCGCGCATTT is a genomic window containing:
- the leuS gene encoding leucine--tRNA ligase is translated as MTDTRFDPSVADGRWQRAWDAAGTFTADSNSPKPKSYILEMFPYPSGRIHMGHVRNYTMGDVLARYQKMRGFEVLHPMGWDAFGMPAENAAMEKGVHPGGWTRQNIAQMKAQLQRIGFALDWTREFATCDPEYYGHEQALFADLYEAGLVYRKESTVNWDPVDMTVLANEQVIDGKGWRSGAEVEKRKLNQWFLKITDFADDLLEGLGSLEDWPEKVRLMQENWIGKSQGLEFSFDLSNGDKLAVYSTRPDTIFGASFCAIAADHPIAQGLAGDPAVAAFIDQCKKGATTAAALETAEKLGYRTPITAKHPFTGEALPVFIANFVLMEYGTGAVMGVPGHDQRDFEFATKYDLPILRVVASDPARADEPFKGEAEAGDGVIVNSGFLNGMTVEDAKQAVISRAEGGGWGEGRTVWRLRDWGVSRQRYWGTPIPFIHCDACGVVPVPKDQLPVTLPEDVTFEVPGNPLERHPTWKHVDCPKCGAAARRETDTLDTFVDSSWYFLRFASQPADRPFDPEEVAKWMPVQHYIGGIEHAILHLLYARFWTRALAHIGKIDVQEPFAALFTQGMVTHETYSRIDAERGVPVFFGPEEIDRTSDGATLLADGGAVEVGRVIKMSKSKKNVVDPDAIIARHGADAVRWFMLSDSPPERDLPWSDAGIEGCARFVQRLWRLFAAYDAGAEGEDKSLDRKTHQTIAAVASDIEALGFNKAVARIYELTGATEKAAPSASRSAAIRALVHLAAPMMPHLAEEAWAGMGGEGLIADASWPAVDPALLVDDEVTIAIQHMGKLRDTVTAPKGASKEDLEALAMASANLQRSIDGAAIRKVIVVPDRLVNIVT
- a CDS encoding DUF3576 domain-containing protein, which translates into the protein MTRANSALSRPALRRTFALALLGGAGLALSACGGGDRPRTELQAAQLNTIGVNAYLWRAALDTVSFAPLLQADSAGGVIVTDWYANPSNPNERVKLTVTILDQDLRADALKVAASRQVNEGGNWTEAPVQAVTVQKLEDIILTKARDLRRQALAS
- a CDS encoding helix-turn-helix domain-containing protein, with amino-acid sequence MTTGLDTLTDKEKDALRLILRGHDAKSSARELGLSVHTVNERLRDARRKLGVTSSREAARRLLAEESEQTPETLGDKALGDAPGASPAAEMTASATRRWAGSRPALAAIGVLAMSLVLAVLFLPASPLSVMTPAPVAMAAAAAESEAAGAARAAEDFLVLVDESRWAESYAATGAEFRRLNTLERWSEVSARVRPPLGKVVTRNLVGNEYVPAPPEGYRLIKFRSAYANGTQQTESLSLAWEDGAWKVAGITFE
- the phbB gene encoding acetoacetyl-CoA reductase; translation: MGRVAIVTGGTRGIGEAICKRLQRQGHTVIANYAGNEEKARAFTAETGIPAYRWDVGDHEACIHNCNDIAATHGPIDIVINNAGVTRDGVLHKMSFDDWNEVMRINLGGCFNMAKATFPGMRERGWGRIVNIGSINGQAGQYGQVNYAAAKSGIHGFTKALAQEGAKFGVTVNAIAPGYIDTDMVAAVPAPVLEKIVAKIPVGRLGMAEEIARGVAFLTSENGGFMTGSTMSINGGQHMY